A single Candidatus Thalassolituus haligoni DNA region contains:
- the mraZ gene encoding division/cell wall cluster transcriptional repressor MraZ, which produces MFRGMHHINLDAKGRLAIPAKVRETLEGASVSALVVTVDSQDRCLMVYPLEEWIKIEAKLNQLPTLNPASKQLKRLLQGYATECETDGSGRVLISPACREYAGLVKECVLMGQGNKLELWDKARWDGQLDDYLEQPMSLENLPDELKSLSI; this is translated from the coding sequence ATGTTTCGCGGAATGCACCACATCAATCTGGATGCCAAAGGTCGTCTGGCGATACCTGCAAAAGTGCGGGAAACGCTGGAGGGTGCGAGTGTGTCTGCGTTGGTGGTGACTGTGGATAGCCAGGATCGTTGCCTGATGGTTTACCCGCTCGAAGAGTGGATCAAGATTGAAGCCAAGCTGAATCAGCTGCCCACACTGAATCCTGCCAGCAAACAACTGAAGCGCCTGCTGCAAGGCTATGCCACCGAGTGTGAAACCGATGGCAGTGGCCGGGTATTGATCAGTCCTGCCTGCCGCGAGTACGCCGGGCTGGTTAAAGAATGTGTGTTGATGGGTCAGGGCAACAAGCTGGAGCTCTGGGACAAGGCTCGTTGGGATGGTCAGCTGGATGACTACCTGGAACAACCCATGTCGCTGGAAAATCTTCCCGACGAACTCAAGAGTCTGTCTATATGA
- the rsmH gene encoding 16S rRNA (cytosine(1402)-N(4))-methyltransferase RsmH — protein sequence MNLQELAHATVLLEPTVTGCLNDPSGVYIDGTFGRGGHSRLLLSQLAADGRLYGFDKDPRAIETGEQLHQEDARFEVVQASFADMKQEMAARGIARINGILLDLGVSSPQLDDPERGFSFMRDGPLDMRMNPDAGLSAAEWVATTDENDIVRVLKEYGEERFAKRMARAIVTTRATTPITRTLQLAELIKEANPAWERHKHPATRAFQAIRIAVNNELGDLERVLNESVDFLVPGGRLAVISFHSLEDRMVKRFIRAQEKGRDLPPGLPVLEADLGKTMKRIGKAIMPDDDEVRSNARARSAVLRIAERLP from the coding sequence ATGAATCTGCAAGAGCTGGCCCACGCAACCGTGTTGCTGGAACCGACCGTTACCGGTTGCCTGAATGATCCGTCCGGGGTCTACATCGATGGCACGTTTGGTCGTGGCGGACACAGTCGTTTGTTGTTGTCACAGCTGGCTGCTGATGGTCGTTTGTATGGTTTCGACAAGGATCCGCGCGCCATTGAAACCGGCGAGCAGCTGCATCAGGAAGACGCGCGCTTCGAAGTGGTTCAAGCGTCTTTTGCTGATATGAAGCAGGAAATGGCCGCCCGTGGCATTGCACGTATCAACGGTATTTTGCTGGATCTGGGGGTGTCGTCGCCACAGCTGGATGATCCAGAGCGCGGTTTCAGCTTTATGCGTGATGGCCCGCTGGATATGCGTATGAACCCGGATGCGGGCTTGTCGGCCGCTGAGTGGGTGGCAACCACCGATGAAAATGACATTGTCCGGGTGCTGAAAGAATACGGTGAAGAGCGTTTTGCCAAACGTATGGCTCGCGCCATCGTGACCACCCGTGCCACCACTCCGATCACCCGTACCTTGCAGCTGGCGGAGCTGATCAAGGAAGCCAATCCAGCTTGGGAGCGCCACAAGCATCCGGCGACCCGTGCTTTCCAGGCGATCCGGATTGCGGTGAATAATGAGCTGGGTGATCTGGAACGGGTGCTGAATGAGAGTGTGGATTTTCTGGTGCCGGGGGGGCGGCTGGCGGTGATCAGCTTTCACTCGCTGGAAGATCGTATGGTAAAGCGGTTTATTCGAGCTCAGGAGAAGGGGCGCGATTTGCCTCCCGGTCTCCCTGTGCTGGAAGCGGATTTAGGCAAAACCATGAAACGTATCGGCAAGGCCATCATGCCGGACGATGATGAAGTTCGCAGTAATGCCCGCGCTCGCAGCGCGGTGTTGCGTATCGCCGAGCGCTTGCCATGA
- the ftsL gene encoding cell division protein FtsL: MNLAVVLVWLVVVVSALVQIGVSHGHRQLVQQWQTLEKHSDALQQEQTQLVLELAALTSYSRIDQRARRELNMIEPQQVRILSQ, translated from the coding sequence ATGAATCTGGCTGTCGTGCTGGTTTGGCTGGTAGTGGTGGTGTCGGCTCTGGTGCAAATCGGAGTCAGTCACGGTCATCGTCAGCTGGTTCAGCAATGGCAGACGCTCGAAAAACACAGTGACGCTTTGCAGCAGGAACAGACACAACTGGTGCTGGAACTGGCGGCATTAACCAGCTACTCCCGGATCGATCAGCGTGCACGACGTGAACTTAATATGATTGAACCACAACAGGTCAGGATTCTTTCTCAATGA
- a CDS encoding peptidoglycan D,D-transpeptidase FtsI family protein, which translates to MTASQHDHSAQGITRWRFVLVLMVMVALLLLILVRLISLHTVDQPFLFEEGEKRIVRAQVQPARRGMITDRFGKPLAVSTAVTDISLNPQVFDLDQVASLAKVLGISANRLTQQITAARQRGRGFFYVDRQVQPAQADQVVALGLEGLQFESRFRRYYPAAEVTAHVVGIVDIDGNGQEGLELAYNDYLTGTGGRRTVIRDRYGRVVKQLAVESVAQPGHDLRLTIDLRLQYLAYRELMAAVRQHHAASGSAVLLDAHNGEVLAMVNQPSYNPNNRAGLKPAYMRNRALADVLEPGSTMKPFTVAAALDSGRYTPSTLVDTSPGYLRVKNKTIRDHRDYGVLDVTGVITKSSNVGVTLISADLGAETVFKIMSAAGLGQATGLGFPGESVGILPYPEQMDDLRLATVSYGYGMAVSPLQLAQSYTSFTQHGCRLNATLLLDSESRPDCQRVMSDKVARQVLDILETVTSDLGTGRRARVAGYRVGGKTGTAHKVGENGYEDATYNAVFAGIAPLTDPDLVLVVAIDEPQGREYYGGEVAAPVFSRIMEQALRLRQIAPDDSTAASLIVAGGPK; encoded by the coding sequence ATGACAGCCTCACAGCATGATCATTCAGCTCAGGGCATTACCCGCTGGCGCTTTGTACTGGTGCTGATGGTGATGGTTGCGCTGTTGTTGCTGATTCTGGTGCGGCTGATCTCGTTACATACGGTGGATCAGCCTTTTCTGTTTGAAGAAGGTGAAAAACGCATTGTCCGCGCTCAGGTTCAACCGGCGCGGCGCGGCATGATCACTGACCGCTTCGGCAAGCCGCTGGCCGTCAGCACGGCAGTGACGGACATCAGTCTTAATCCTCAGGTGTTTGACCTTGACCAAGTGGCGTCATTGGCCAAGGTGTTGGGGATTTCTGCCAATCGGCTGACGCAGCAAATCACTGCTGCCCGCCAGCGTGGGCGCGGTTTCTTTTATGTCGATCGGCAGGTGCAACCGGCCCAGGCCGATCAGGTTGTGGCTTTGGGACTGGAGGGTTTGCAGTTCGAAAGTCGTTTCCGACGTTATTATCCTGCCGCTGAGGTGACCGCTCATGTGGTCGGTATCGTGGATATTGATGGCAACGGCCAGGAGGGTCTGGAGCTGGCCTATAACGATTACCTGACGGGTACGGGTGGACGCCGTACTGTGATTCGTGATCGCTATGGCCGTGTGGTCAAGCAGTTAGCGGTGGAGTCCGTGGCTCAGCCGGGTCATGACTTGCGCCTGACCATTGACCTGCGTTTGCAATATCTGGCGTATCGCGAGCTGATGGCCGCTGTACGCCAGCATCATGCGGCTTCTGGTAGTGCGGTGTTGCTGGATGCTCATAATGGTGAAGTTCTGGCGATGGTGAACCAGCCTTCCTACAATCCCAATAATCGGGCCGGATTGAAACCAGCGTATATGCGTAATCGGGCGCTGGCCGATGTACTGGAGCCAGGGTCGACCATGAAGCCCTTTACCGTGGCCGCAGCGCTGGATTCCGGGCGCTATACCCCGAGCACGCTGGTCGATACCAGTCCGGGCTATTTGCGGGTTAAAAACAAAACTATCCGCGATCATCGCGATTATGGCGTTCTGGATGTGACCGGCGTGATTACCAAATCCAGTAACGTGGGTGTGACCCTGATCTCGGCGGATCTGGGTGCGGAAACCGTGTTCAAAATCATGAGTGCCGCCGGTCTTGGGCAGGCTACTGGCTTGGGCTTTCCCGGTGAGAGTGTCGGTATTTTACCCTACCCCGAACAGATGGATGACCTGCGTCTGGCGACGGTGTCGTACGGTTACGGCATGGCGGTTTCGCCATTGCAGCTGGCGCAATCCTATACCAGTTTTACCCAGCATGGTTGCCGTTTGAACGCGACGTTGTTACTGGACAGTGAGTCACGTCCAGACTGTCAGCGGGTGATGTCCGATAAGGTCGCCCGCCAGGTGTTGGATATTCTCGAAACCGTCACCTCCGACCTCGGTACTGGACGGCGTGCCCGCGTTGCCGGTTACCGGGTGGGCGGCAAAACAGGGACAGCGCACAAGGTCGGCGAAAACGGCTATGAAGATGCGACTTATAACGCAGTCTTTGCCGGTATCGCACCGCTCACCGATCCTGATCTGGTGCTGGTGGTGGCGATTGATGAACCACAAGGGCGTGAGTATTACGGGGGCGAAGTCGCTGCGCCGGTGTTTTCGCGCATTATGGAGCAGGCACTGCGTTTACGTCAGATTGCACCGGACGATTCGACAGCGGCTTCCCTGATTGTTGCCGGAGGCCCGAAATGA
- a CDS encoding ion transporter, whose product MNIQKLQLASQQLRDNKTFEWLVVSVIIISALLIGARTYPIPDTLILLIQWLDIGITLLFLFEITVRFFAAPDKRRFFYSGWNIFDTLVVVVSLIPIENSELALVGRLVRIFRVLRMVSIIPELRMLLNSLLRAMPQLGYVVLLMFIIFYIYAAVGATFFAHINPDLWGDISIGMLTLFRVMTFEDWTDVMYETMAVYPLSWIYYLSFIFLTTFAFLNMVIGIVVNVLEDEHAREREAQDQAEGKATLDDLMLEIRSLRKELNNLKPDN is encoded by the coding sequence ATGAATATTCAGAAACTTCAACTGGCTTCCCAACAACTGCGTGACAACAAGACCTTTGAATGGCTGGTTGTCTCCGTCATCATCATCTCAGCCCTGCTGATTGGTGCCCGCACCTATCCAATCCCCGATACGCTGATTTTGCTCATTCAGTGGCTCGACATCGGCATCACCCTGCTTTTCCTGTTTGAGATCACCGTTCGCTTTTTTGCCGCCCCGGACAAACGACGTTTTTTCTATAGCGGCTGGAATATATTCGACACCCTGGTGGTCGTGGTCAGCCTGATTCCAATCGAAAACAGTGAGTTGGCTCTGGTCGGACGACTGGTAAGAATATTCCGGGTACTGCGGATGGTATCGATCATTCCGGAACTGCGCATGCTGCTGAATTCCCTGCTACGGGCCATGCCGCAATTGGGCTACGTGGTATTGCTGATGTTTATTATTTTCTACATCTACGCAGCAGTGGGAGCTACCTTTTTTGCCCATATTAACCCGGATCTGTGGGGTGATATTTCGATTGGTATGCTGACCTTGTTCCGCGTCATGACCTTCGAAGACTGGACCGACGTTATGTACGAAACCATGGCGGTTTACCCACTGTCCTGGATCTACTACCTCAGCTTTATCTTTCTGACCACCTTCGCCTTTTTGAACATGGTCATTGGTATCGTGGTCAATGTGCTGGAGGATGAGCATGCACGCGAACGCGAAGCACAGGATCAAGCAGAGGGCAAGGCCACACTGGATGACCTGATGCTGGAAATCCGATCACTGCGAAAAGAGCTTAACAACCTGAAACCGGACAACTGA